Proteins encoded together in one uncultured Sphaerochaeta sp. window:
- a CDS encoding electron transport complex subunit E — MSKMKELSKGLFKDNPIFVLMLGLCPVLGVSTQVSNAIGMSAGVMFVLLFSNMIISALRKFIPASIHIPAYIVVIASLVSFIQMVMHAYVPSVYNALGVYLPLIVVNCIILGRAEAFASKNTVLDSILDAIGMSIGFALGLTLLALIRELFGSGTITLFPMGNFSGVINIPWFYNNPIRVFSLAPGALLIMGFLKAFFDWNSSRKKDR, encoded by the coding sequence ATGAGCAAGATGAAAGAACTCTCCAAAGGGCTGTTCAAGGATAATCCGATTTTTGTGTTGATGTTGGGTTTGTGTCCTGTACTAGGAGTTTCTACCCAGGTTTCGAATGCGATTGGTATGTCTGCAGGTGTAATGTTCGTTTTGCTCTTTAGTAACATGATTATCTCAGCATTGAGAAAATTCATACCTGCATCAATACATATTCCTGCGTACATTGTTGTTATTGCTTCGTTGGTTTCATTTATCCAGATGGTAATGCATGCATATGTTCCCTCTGTTTATAATGCATTGGGTGTGTATCTTCCACTGATTGTGGTAAACTGCATCATTCTGGGAAGGGCTGAAGCGTTTGCGAGTAAAAATACCGTTCTTGATAGCATTTTGGATGCAATCGGAATGTCCATTGGGTTTGCATTGGGTCTGACCTTGCTGGCCTTAATTCGTGAATTATTTGGTTCTGGTACCATTACCCTGTTTCCCATGGGCAATTTCAGTGGTGTAATTAATATTCCCTGGTTCTACAACAATCCAATTAGAGTGTTCTCTTTGGCACCTGGTGCGTTGTTGATCATGGGATTCCTGAAGGCGTTCTTCGATTGGAACTCTTCACGTAAGAAGGACAGATAA